The Pyrenophora tritici-repentis strain M4 chromosome 9, whole genome shotgun sequence sequence ACACCAGTAGCTTCGCGCAGTATCTCACTTGCTGCCCTCAACGCCCGAATTTCACCTGATGCCCTCAACAGCACGAGCATCTCACTTGCCGCGCTCAACAACGCCCCTCGCATGGGAACTGTAGCAGCTCCTCTCCCCACCCATGCACCTTCAACATTGGCGGGCTTGAGATTCACTCCCCACGATCGTGGTCACTACCTCGCCTACTCCGCCCCAGGATCACGCCAAGCTTCCATCGACAACACTCCATTGGTCTCGCGCGCCGTCTCACCCAACTACGGTCTTAGTGTTCCTGGCCATGGTCTACATCGTTCCGCAGCGAGCACTACGCGCCTGGAACAGCTACTATCCGAAGAAGGTGTTCGTCGGTCTATGACTTCTCTTCGCCTTCCTGGATTCTCGGTGAAAGACTCGATCGAAAAGTTTTCCGTGAAACAGGGCTGGATGGATCCCGAAGACGTGATTGCGTTTGTGGAAATTGTCTCGCAGCATCCGTCGCGCCAGGCTTCACGGCAACAGTCCAGGGACAATAGCCCGGGTCCTACGACTGACGAAGAGAAAGATGGCTTGTATCTCCATAGGACCGGTCACTCGGATATGATTGGTACCACTACTTCTAAGAAGCAGACGCCCAATGAGATACCTATCGGGACGCGTAGTCCGTTTGACTCGTCTAGTGATTCGGAGGATGCGAATGAGTTTGAGCCATTACTAGGCGGACTGGAATCTAATCATGTTCGGTCCATGGAGGTATTGTCCAAGCAGAAAAAGCCTGTCTCGCAAAAGTCAGAGACGCCTCATGTTGGCTCCCAGATTAAACCATCTCCTCTGTCCCAGCTCATGATTAACCGCGCTCCTCGCAGCCCCAACCGCACCGACATGCCCACGACACCTCCCTTCGCCTTCCCCATTGTCCCGGAAACCGGTACCTCCGCCTTTCCGAGCTTCCAAGACACACCGCCCCGGTCCCCCTCCTACGTGCCCACCCACACAGGCCGCCCCCGCGCCGCATCCAAGATCCTCAATGAAGCCTACAACGCCGCCAACCCGTCTAACTTACCTCGCACCCCGACAGTTTCCTCCATGGCGGGCGCTGAGAAACCTGATGTCAAGCATCCTGTCAC is a genomic window containing:
- a CDS encoding Tymo-45kd-70kd domain containing protein, encoding MGTVAAPLPTHAPSTLAGLRFTPHDRGHYLAYSAPGSRQASIDNTPLVSRAVSPNYGLSVPGHGLHRSAASTTRLEQLLSEEGVRRSMTSLRLPGFSVKDSIEKFSVKQGWMDPEDVIAFVEIVSQHPSRQASRQQSRDNSPGPTTDEEKDGLYLHRTGHSDMIGTTTSKKQTPNEIPIGTRSPFDSSSDSEDANEFEPLLGGLESNHVRSMEVLSKQKKPVSQKSETPHVGSQIKPSPLSQLMINRAPRSPNRTDMPTTPPFAFPIVPETGTSAFPSFQDTPPRSPSYVPTHTGRPRAASKILNEAYNAANPSNLPRTPTVSSMAGAEKPDVKHPVTTSTLRCSIHHSEACDGKFVSQQHLTQRHREGNGFKDLVPTINCVDGRTMVDWAMIRDQEMEKMRIEKGEK